From one Methylomonas paludis genomic stretch:
- a CDS encoding ABC transporter ATP-binding protein, translating to MAKTAISAKQLVKWFGEGEAKTTAVNEVSFEAYFGEIFFLVGPSGSGKTTLLSMISGILRPNSGSAFIDNTDIWSLSTDELADFRLNRIGFVFQDYHLFPRLSTVENVAIPLILKRHDWDESIQTAMGFLEIVGLSDRAQLPPVNLSGGEQQRVAIARAMVSQPDILIFDEPTASLDGDTGKKIMSFVKTKILNEKRCVLVVTHDNRIFEFADRIMKMEDGKVTAIETQSSAT from the coding sequence ATGGCTAAAACCGCAATCAGTGCCAAACAACTGGTTAAATGGTTCGGCGAAGGTGAAGCCAAAACCACCGCAGTGAATGAGGTTAGCTTTGAAGCATATTTTGGCGAAATCTTTTTTCTGGTAGGTCCATCCGGCAGCGGCAAAACCACGCTGCTGAGCATGATTTCCGGCATACTCAGGCCAAATTCAGGCAGCGCCTTTATCGATAACACCGATATCTGGAGTCTCAGTACCGATGAATTAGCCGATTTTCGCTTAAACCGTATCGGCTTTGTATTTCAGGATTATCATCTGTTTCCCCGCTTAAGCACAGTCGAAAATGTGGCTATTCCACTGATTTTGAAACGACATGATTGGGATGAATCCATCCAGACCGCTATGGGCTTTCTGGAAATTGTCGGTCTTTCGGATCGCGCCCAACTGCCGCCGGTAAATTTGAGCGGTGGTGAACAGCAGCGGGTGGCTATTGCCAGGGCTATGGTCAGTCAGCCCGATATATTAATTTTTGATGAACCCACCGCCTCACTGGATGGCGATACCGGTAAAAAAATCATGAGCTTTGTCAAAACCAAAATTCTTAACGAAAAGCGTTGCGTGCTGGTTGTTACCCATGACAACCGCATTTTTGAGTTCGCTGATCGCATCATGAAAATGGAAGACGGCAAAGTAACCGCCATCGAAACGCAGAGCAGTGCCACATGA
- a CDS encoding BON domain-containing protein, whose amino-acid sequence MKQIFSVFPAFALALALLTVTACASSPKSEGSGEYVDDSVITTKVKAQLFDEPDLKSGQINVETFKGVVQLSGFVSTNANISKAVEIARQTTGVKSVKNDMRLR is encoded by the coding sequence ATGAAACAGATATTTAGTGTATTTCCCGCCTTTGCTTTGGCTTTAGCCTTATTAACAGTAACAGCTTGTGCATCATCGCCAAAATCAGAAGGTAGCGGCGAATATGTGGATGACAGCGTCATCACCACCAAAGTTAAAGCCCAATTATTTGACGAACCCGACCTGAAATCCGGTCAAATCAACGTTGAAACTTTCAAAGGCGTCGTGCAATTAAGCGGTTTTGTCAGCACCAATGCCAATATCAGCAAAGCGGTGGAAATCGCCCGGCAAACCACTGGTGTTAAATCAGTGAAAAATGATATGCGCCTTAGATAA
- a CDS encoding ice-binding family protein → MQIINTGTHAGVFWNVGSSATIDNNTTFLGNILAHTSITLNTAASDVSGRLLASTGAVTLSQNILSQSNGGLSGGLNVSSFGNVSFLPFAPVTSVPELSTYLLLLLGAAVIWLQSGKPVKVSGDFAELCI, encoded by the coding sequence GTGCAAATCATCAATACCGGCACTCACGCGGGGGTTTTCTGGAATGTCGGCAGTTCGGCGACCATTGATAACAACACCACTTTCTTGGGTAATATCCTCGCTCATACCAGTATTACTTTGAATACCGCCGCCAGCGATGTTTCCGGTCGTTTGTTGGCATCAACCGGTGCCGTTACCCTAAGTCAAAATATTTTGTCTCAAAGCAATGGCGGCTTGAGCGGAGGTTTAAATGTCTCCAGCTTTGGCAATGTTAGCTTTTTGCCTTTTGCTCCGGTCACCAGCGTACCTGAGCTATCTACCTACCTGCTTTTGCTGCTTGGCGCCGCAGTCATTTGGTTGCAATCGGGCAAACCAGTCAAAGTGTCGGGCGATTTTGCCGAACTTTGCATTTAA
- a CDS encoding VOC family protein, translating to MNFIIFFRLVIAEYDVLAINEHSGFVRLRSYIAGFTVLIFMFVGMASSVRADDQPELSALVVGSANPEHHVGKFIFAELATSDLSKAERFYADLFGWSFREVNIAGKQYAEASIAGHPIAGLVQNSQHLPSWLSFIAVDDVEAYKTQALAHGAKLLSAPQTVPKRGQQAVFIDPQGAVFAVLAADGGDPADQLALPGEWIWSSLITGDPEGAAAFYQNLFEYEVFELAADPGTQHLLLATDNYARASVNSLPADTPNMHAHWLNYIRVDDVPGAVAKLTSLGGKVLIPPRLDRHGGKLAVVADPAGAVFGILEWPESDSKVVKQ from the coding sequence ATGAACTTTATCATTTTTTTTAGGCTGGTCATTGCCGAATATGATGTCCTGGCTATTAATGAGCATAGCGGCTTTGTTAGGCTCAGGTCTTATATTGCTGGATTTACTGTGCTGATTTTTATGTTTGTTGGCATGGCAAGTAGTGTCAGGGCGGATGATCAGCCTGAGTTATCGGCACTGGTAGTAGGATCGGCCAATCCCGAACATCATGTCGGTAAATTTATTTTTGCTGAATTGGCAACTTCGGATCTGAGCAAAGCCGAACGCTTTTACGCCGACTTGTTCGGCTGGAGCTTTCGCGAAGTTAACATTGCCGGTAAGCAATATGCCGAAGCTTCAATTGCCGGCCATCCGATAGCCGGATTAGTACAAAATAGCCAGCACTTGCCTTCCTGGTTGAGCTTTATTGCAGTTGATGATGTGGAAGCTTACAAAACACAGGCTCTGGCACATGGCGCTAAGCTGTTATCGGCTCCGCAAACTGTGCCGAAAAGAGGCCAGCAAGCGGTATTTATTGATCCGCAGGGCGCTGTGTTTGCTGTGCTGGCAGCTGACGGCGGTGATCCAGCAGATCAATTAGCGCTACCTGGGGAGTGGATATGGAGTTCTTTAATCACTGGCGACCCGGAGGGTGCGGCCGCGTTCTACCAAAACCTGTTTGAGTATGAGGTATTTGAATTGGCTGCCGATCCAGGCACCCAACATTTACTGCTGGCCACTGACAATTATGCCCGAGCCAGTGTTAATTCGCTGCCTGCCGATACCCCCAATATGCATGCCCATTGGCTGAATTACATCCGGGTTGATGACGTACCTGGCGCAGTTGCCAAACTGACCAGTTTGGGCGGCAAAGTCCTGATACCACCCAGGCTGGATCGTCACGGCGGGAAGCTGGCTGTGGTTGCCGATCCGGCGGGTGCGGTATTCGGTATTTTGGAATGGCCGGAGAGCGACAGCAAAGTGGTGAAGCAATGA
- a CDS encoding DUF883 domain-containing protein, whose amino-acid sequence METIDKASNFAHEAVDTLAKVTSQAADALDDKTTHLKYAEQRLLKNCHVYIRDNPATALGIAVATGFLLSRILSSR is encoded by the coding sequence ATGGAAACCATCGATAAAGCTTCAAATTTTGCTCATGAAGCGGTAGATACCCTGGCAAAAGTCACCAGTCAGGCTGCAGATGCTCTGGATGATAAAACCACGCATCTTAAATACGCCGAACAACGACTGCTGAAAAACTGTCATGTTTACATTCGCGACAATCCGGCCACAGCGCTGGGTATCGCAGTAGCCACCGGTTTTTTGCTCAGCCGTATTTTATCCAGTCGTTAA
- a CDS encoding HlyD family secretion protein: MNNKVIFILSGIGVAIGLTAAYFSGVEKKPLPPVFNPAPNPYAQGIFANGMVESLQNSGENINIYPEVTGVVSQILVTEGQAVSKGTPLLTLDDSVQKATTLQLKAQADAALVMLEELKHQPRKEVLEVSKAQMLVAKANLLSAQVQLDKQKMSFALNPQSVSRDTLDNQLNAVKVAEANFQLAARQYELTKAGAWHYDIETQQKQYQIQYQNYMAANALLEKYTLKARSDGVILAISAAVGSYLSPQGVYGSYTQDMHPVLVMGSVADQLAVRCYIDEILVPKLPATAKMQAKMFIRGTNTSVPLAFVRIQPYISPKIQLSNQKTERVDVRVLPILFRIEKPADLNVYPGQLVDVYVGEK, from the coding sequence ATGAATAACAAAGTTATTTTCATTCTTTCCGGTATCGGAGTCGCGATTGGCTTAACAGCCGCCTATTTCTCCGGGGTGGAAAAAAAACCGCTGCCGCCGGTATTTAATCCCGCCCCCAATCCTTATGCCCAGGGCATTTTTGCTAACGGCATGGTGGAAAGCCTGCAGAATAGCGGTGAAAACATCAATATTTATCCGGAAGTGACCGGTGTGGTTAGTCAAATACTGGTTACGGAAGGTCAGGCCGTCAGCAAAGGCACCCCATTGTTGACCCTGGATGATAGCGTCCAAAAAGCGACTACCCTGCAACTAAAGGCGCAAGCTGATGCTGCCCTGGTAATGCTGGAAGAACTCAAACACCAGCCGCGGAAAGAGGTCCTAGAAGTCAGCAAGGCCCAAATGCTGGTTGCAAAAGCCAATTTGCTCAGCGCCCAAGTGCAGTTGGATAAACAAAAAATGTCGTTTGCCCTCAATCCGCAGTCCGTCAGCCGGGATACCCTGGATAATCAGCTTAACGCTGTAAAAGTGGCCGAAGCTAATTTTCAACTGGCCGCCAGGCAATATGAACTAACCAAAGCCGGCGCCTGGCATTATGATATTGAAACCCAGCAGAAACAGTATCAGATCCAGTACCAAAACTATATGGCGGCCAACGCCTTACTGGAAAAGTATACCCTCAAGGCCAGATCTGATGGCGTGATACTGGCTATCAGCGCAGCTGTCGGCAGCTATCTGTCTCCCCAGGGTGTCTACGGTTCTTATACTCAGGATATGCATCCAGTGCTGGTGATGGGTAGCGTCGCAGATCAGCTAGCGGTCAGATGTTATATTGACGAAATATTGGTGCCGAAATTACCAGCCACCGCCAAAATGCAGGCCAAAATGTTTATACGCGGTACCAACACCAGCGTTCCCCTGGCGTTTGTGCGTATCCAGCCCTATATTTCGCCAAAAATTCAACTGTCCAATCAAAAAACCGAACGGGTTGATGTCAGGGTATTACCGATCTTGTTCCGCATTGAAAAGCCGGCTGATCTAAATGTGTATCCAGGACAATTGGTTGATGTCTATGTCGGCGAAAAATAA
- a CDS encoding ABC transporter permease: MKGLFKIAFKLLVNDKGKFAALLIGITFAVFLMVQMTSIFSGVLQSASSVVINIGAKIWIMDPAVNTVANSIPMPDYVQDAVRSIAGVKYAVPLYSGGATLKLRSGSFQSVTVLGLDDTSLLGRPELLEGNIEDIFAENGFLVVKDAEIEKLQNPHIGTEFELNDNRGVIVGIAKVAANGLFGIPSLYTTYNRAIQYIPSSRFTTSYILVEPKDDSSIEFIKQEVAKLGYLAVTNTEFRDKISTYYKYKTGLGTNILLMTIISFVVGLSISGQTFYTFILENLDKFGALKAIGAKSHELMLMIVFQAGFTALTGYGLGVGLCTLMIYLAKMRLPNYASAITYTNLGLAFLMVLIIAIFSSYIGVRKVLKIEPFDVFRG, from the coding sequence ATGAAAGGACTATTTAAGATTGCCTTTAAACTATTGGTAAATGATAAAGGCAAATTTGCCGCATTATTGATCGGCATTACCTTCGCCGTATTTTTAATGGTACAGATGACCTCCATCTTTTCCGGGGTGTTACAAAGTGCCTCATCGGTAGTGATTAATATTGGCGCCAAAATCTGGATCATGGACCCGGCCGTCAACACCGTCGCCAATAGCATACCCATGCCGGATTACGTGCAGGATGCGGTACGCAGTATTGCCGGTGTTAAATATGCGGTACCCTTATATTCCGGTGGTGCGACTCTTAAGCTGCGTAGCGGTAGCTTCCAGTCGGTAACGGTACTGGGTTTGGACGATACATCATTGTTGGGCCGTCCCGAATTACTGGAAGGCAATATAGAGGATATCTTTGCCGAAAACGGCTTTCTGGTGGTTAAAGATGCCGAAATCGAAAAACTGCAAAACCCGCATATCGGTACTGAGTTTGAGTTAAATGATAACCGTGGCGTCATAGTTGGTATAGCCAAGGTTGCTGCCAATGGTTTATTTGGTATCCCCTCGCTATATACCACCTACAATCGGGCTATTCAATATATCCCCTCTTCTCGCTTTACTACCTCTTACATCCTGGTTGAACCCAAGGATGACAGCAGCATTGAGTTTATCAAGCAGGAGGTGGCAAAGTTAGGCTATCTGGCCGTCACCAATACCGAGTTTCGCGACAAGATTTCCACGTATTACAAATACAAAACCGGTCTGGGTACCAATATTTTATTAATGACCATCATCAGCTTTGTGGTTGGCTTATCGATTTCCGGGCAAACCTTTTACACCTTTATTCTGGAGAATCTGGATAAATTTGGCGCCTTAAAAGCTATCGGGGCCAAAAGCCATGAGCTGATGCTGATGATAGTGTTTCAGGCCGGATTCACGGCGCTAACCGGCTACGGATTGGGCGTTGGTTTATGTACTCTAATGATTTATTTAGCCAAAATGCGTTTGCCCAATTATGCCAGCGCCATTACCTACACCAATCTGGGGCTGGCCTTTTTAATGGTATTGATCATCGCCATTTTTTCCAGTTATATCGGGGTACGCAAAGTGCTGAAGATAGAACCATTTGATGTGTTTAGAGGCTGA
- a CDS encoding OmpA family protein translates to MLKKTTLTIASLIGVSCLPQVQAAEQSLDNRWYVAPFASYVQTGGDRNADNGWGGGLGIGKIIDQHFNVELKGFYEGFGGKNGSWSLAGGTADLQYYFMREKFSPYAVVAAGGMNSCVGGNCGAGVIGEAGLGFTYELDDNFLLRSDVRYRYNNNLNNHVQTGTDQFNDMTVNVGFVIPFGEKPKQVSRAEVRVQPAPAPVLATPAPAVDPCHGRHYKSSHVDANGCPVKIVLKGEHFKYDSAELQPPAKAILDSLAKDLIADPQKTEVEAKGYASSEGGASYNLRLSERRAKSVVEYLKAKGVTNKLIAKGFGIADPIGDNSTEAGRVENRRVELIWIEQ, encoded by the coding sequence ATGCTGAAAAAAACTACTCTGACTATCGCTTCACTGATCGGCGTTAGCTGCTTACCTCAAGTTCAAGCGGCTGAACAAAGCCTGGATAATCGTTGGTATGTAGCCCCTTTTGCTTCTTATGTACAAACCGGTGGTGACCGTAATGCTGATAACGGTTGGGGTGGCGGTCTGGGTATCGGTAAAATTATCGATCAACATTTCAATGTGGAACTAAAAGGGTTCTATGAAGGCTTCGGCGGCAAAAACGGCTCTTGGAGTCTGGCCGGCGGTACTGCTGATTTGCAATACTATTTTATGCGGGAAAAATTCTCGCCTTATGCGGTGGTTGCCGCCGGCGGTATGAATAGCTGTGTTGGGGGTAATTGCGGGGCTGGTGTGATTGGCGAAGCCGGTCTGGGTTTTACTTATGAGCTGGATGACAATTTTCTGTTGCGGAGTGATGTCCGTTATCGGTACAACAATAATTTGAATAACCATGTGCAAACCGGCACTGATCAATTTAATGATATGACGGTTAATGTGGGCTTTGTGATTCCGTTTGGTGAGAAACCCAAACAGGTTTCCAGAGCTGAAGTGCGCGTGCAACCGGCTCCGGCTCCGGTTTTGGCTACACCGGCACCGGCTGTCGATCCGTGCCATGGCCGACATTACAAAAGCAGTCATGTTGATGCTAATGGCTGCCCGGTAAAAATTGTTCTGAAGGGTGAGCATTTTAAATACGACTCTGCTGAATTGCAGCCTCCTGCAAAAGCAATTTTGGATAGTCTGGCCAAAGATCTGATTGCCGATCCGCAAAAAACTGAAGTTGAAGCAAAAGGTTATGCCAGCAGCGAAGGCGGCGCCAGCTATAATTTACGTTTGTCGGAACGCCGGGCCAAGTCTGTGGTTGAATATCTGAAAGCTAAAGGCGTGACCAATAAATTGATCGCCAAAGGCTTTGGTATCGCTGATCCGATTGGTGATAATAGTACCGAAGCAGGTAGAGTGGAAAACCGCCGCGTGGAATTGATTTGGATTGAACAATAA
- a CDS encoding DUF1207 domain-containing protein — MSALPFLRVAALLLPVTCVQAVTSDDAYLSGYATGVLNHELRLDLPALQVNDGVIILPMQSLAKENQTRAAHILAEIPGIKAVKLSQSADQQPAGSITTTTAAATAVAGSQTSSYSTQTELLPTGILPVGLLFKPLIADPRWAHFSATYRNYQSNNFVGRDTVSVSFGETIPFYRGNLGKSSVQWETGMQAGVFSDFNMDTASHDLVNTDFIASGYGSLRAGQFSLFGRLYHQSSHVGDEFLLSKLNTNFQRVNLSYEGSDLKLSYELPYGVRVYGGGGGIVDKDPSTLKTWSSQYGMEFRSPWLLDFGGMRPIAAVDIKNFQQNNWASDLSARAGVEFNNRQIWGRKLQILAEYYDGYTPIGQFYKDKVQYLGLGAHFHF; from the coding sequence ATGAGTGCCTTACCCTTTCTGCGAGTTGCTGCACTTTTGCTGCCGGTCACTTGTGTCCAGGCTGTCACCAGTGATGATGCTTATTTGTCCGGTTACGCCACCGGTGTGTTAAATCACGAATTAAGACTGGATTTACCGGCTTTGCAGGTTAACGATGGGGTAATCATTTTACCGATGCAAAGTCTGGCGAAAGAAAATCAGACCAGAGCTGCCCACATTTTGGCGGAAATTCCCGGTATCAAAGCGGTCAAACTTTCGCAATCAGCCGATCAGCAACCTGCCGGCAGCATCACCACGACTACTGCAGCTGCGACGGCTGTGGCCGGAAGCCAGACTAGTAGCTATTCCACGCAAACTGAGTTATTACCCACGGGAATATTACCGGTTGGGCTATTGTTTAAGCCTTTGATCGCCGATCCGCGCTGGGCGCATTTTTCTGCTACTTATCGCAATTATCAAAGTAATAATTTTGTGGGCCGTGATACGGTATCAGTGAGTTTTGGTGAAACTATTCCTTTTTATCGGGGTAATTTAGGTAAATCCAGTGTGCAATGGGAAACGGGTATGCAGGCCGGGGTGTTTAGTGACTTTAATATGGATACTGCCTCGCATGATCTGGTTAATACCGATTTTATTGCTTCGGGGTATGGCAGTTTGCGGGCTGGTCAGTTTTCGCTGTTTGGTCGGCTTTATCATCAAAGCTCGCATGTCGGCGATGAGTTTTTACTCAGTAAGTTAAATACCAACTTTCAGCGGGTGAATTTAAGTTACGAAGGCAGCGATTTAAAACTGTCTTATGAACTGCCTTATGGGGTGAGGGTTTATGGCGGTGGCGGCGGTATTGTTGATAAGGATCCGTCTACTCTTAAAACCTGGTCCAGCCAGTACGGCATGGAGTTTCGCAGTCCTTGGCTGTTGGATTTTGGCGGGATGCGGCCTATTGCGGCGGTGGATATCAAAAACTTTCAGCAGAATAACTGGGCTTCCGATTTATCGGCCAGGGCCGGTGTTGAATTTAATAATCGGCAAATCTGGGGCCGCAAACTGCAAATACTGGCTGAATATTATGATGGTTACACGCCTATCGGTCAGTTTTATAAAGATAAGGTGCAATACCTGGGTTTAGGTGCGCATTTTCACTTCTAA
- a CDS encoding BON domain-containing protein: MKIVQTPQSVMLAVSLISAVVALTACEKEGTAEKAGAKIDHAAEKAGNELDKAKLSINQKAETADVYIDDSVITAKVKEAILADAILKVGQIEVTTVNGVVKLSGKLASAQQVNKAIELVGSLKNVKSVTNDLSYPADTTGK; encoded by the coding sequence ATGAAAATCGTCCAAACCCCACAATCCGTCATGCTGGCCGTGAGTTTAATCAGTGCCGTAGTGGCTTTGACTGCCTGCGAAAAAGAGGGCACAGCTGAAAAAGCCGGTGCAAAAATCGATCATGCCGCTGAAAAAGCCGGCAACGAACTGGACAAAGCCAAGTTATCAATCAATCAAAAAGCCGAAACGGCTGATGTTTATATTGATGATTCGGTGATTACCGCTAAAGTCAAGGAAGCCATTCTGGCTGACGCTATTTTGAAAGTCGGCCAAATTGAAGTGACTACGGTGAATGGGGTGGTTAAATTATCCGGTAAACTGGCTTCGGCACAACAGGTCAACAAAGCAATTGAGTTGGTCGGCAGCCTGAAAAACGTCAAATCTGTCACTAACGATTTGAGTTATCCGGCCGACACTACCGGTAAATAA
- a CDS encoding phage holin family protein, giving the protein MDTAQPQPEKLAEPPQAASETELLAKALALWLELRELSLDHFRLAALETQRAGLSLITMLVAGIMLAIMLNGIWFGLMAALVAGLLENGLALSSAILLTTGLSLLAALILIVIIRRKSHYLSYPALRRSLKPQSTPQRKAKKS; this is encoded by the coding sequence GTGGATACAGCCCAGCCGCAGCCGGAAAAATTAGCAGAACCGCCTCAGGCGGCCAGCGAAACCGAGCTGTTGGCAAAAGCCTTAGCCTTATGGTTGGAGTTACGCGAACTCAGTCTGGATCATTTTCGGCTCGCCGCCCTGGAAACGCAGCGAGCCGGACTCAGTCTGATAACCATGCTAGTGGCCGGCATCATGCTGGCTATCATGCTCAATGGTATATGGTTTGGTTTGATGGCGGCACTGGTGGCCGGATTACTTGAAAATGGCCTTGCCTTAAGCAGCGCCATTTTACTCACAACAGGCCTGAGTCTGCTGGCGGCACTCATCCTGATCGTCATCATCCGACGCAAAAGTCATTATCTAAGCTATCCGGCACTTCGCCGCAGCCTTAAACCCCAATCCACACCACAGCGCAAAGCAAAAAAATCATAA
- a CDS encoding efflux transporter outer membrane subunit, producing MSAKNKRVSQTMTHGLILKPAVPLLALLTGCTLGPDFVQPEAPKQAGYSQTGDQTDTLAAGGIAQHFQKGGKISADWWQLFKSAALDKVVKAAITNNLSLQAAQANLRQSQATLQAGYGIFFPQVDIGFTPVRQRFSPARFGSATKASVFNLYTISSTVSYTLDVFGGERRGVESLEAQQDIQHYTALATYLSLTGNIINTVIAGAAYQAEIEATQQLIDILNKQIEITVLQVQAGTVPYVSVLSLRSQLSAIQASLPALQQKLNQAEHLQASLVGKTPAEWTPVSLKLSELTLPSDIPLSLPSELVRQRPDILSAEAQLHSDSAKIGVATASLFPTISLSASYGYNNTSLADLFVNNGNIWAMAGNFAQPLFHGGTLWYNRKAALETYDHSLSSYRQVVISAFEQVADTLKALEHDAQIQTAQQQALQTSEEALGIINANYQAGLVNYLQVLSVNSQYQQARIAYLQILAQRFQDTVGLFIALGGGWNTEPAVEKAK from the coding sequence ATGTCGGCGAAAAATAAACGCGTCAGTCAGACAATGACACACGGCCTGATACTCAAACCTGCCGTTCCCTTACTCGCCCTGTTGACCGGCTGTACTCTGGGGCCGGACTTTGTGCAACCGGAAGCGCCCAAACAGGCCGGATACAGCCAGACCGGTGACCAAACCGATACCCTGGCCGCTGGCGGTATTGCCCAGCATTTTCAGAAAGGCGGCAAAATCAGTGCCGACTGGTGGCAACTGTTTAAATCCGCAGCGCTGGATAAAGTAGTTAAAGCCGCGATTACCAACAATCTCAGTCTGCAGGCCGCCCAGGCCAATTTACGCCAAAGTCAGGCCACCCTGCAGGCCGGTTACGGCATCTTTTTTCCTCAGGTAGACATTGGGTTTACCCCGGTTCGCCAACGCTTCTCACCGGCCAGATTCGGCAGTGCCACCAAAGCATCCGTATTTAATCTCTACACCATCAGTTCCACGGTCAGTTACACCTTGGATGTGTTTGGCGGCGAACGCCGAGGCGTAGAAAGTCTGGAAGCTCAACAGGACATACAGCACTATACCGCACTGGCCACCTATCTAAGTTTGACCGGTAACATTATCAATACCGTGATTGCCGGTGCCGCCTATCAGGCCGAAATCGAAGCCACCCAACAACTGATAGACATACTCAATAAGCAGATCGAAATCACCGTTTTACAGGTTCAAGCAGGCACCGTGCCCTATGTCAGCGTACTTAGCCTCCGCAGTCAGTTATCTGCCATACAGGCCAGCTTGCCGGCCTTGCAACAAAAACTCAATCAGGCCGAACATCTGCAGGCCAGCCTGGTGGGTAAAACCCCGGCAGAGTGGACACCGGTCAGTTTAAAACTAAGTGAATTAACCTTGCCGTCCGACATCCCACTCAGCTTGCCCTCGGAATTAGTACGTCAGCGTCCGGATATTCTGTCCGCCGAAGCCCAGTTGCACAGTGATAGCGCCAAAATCGGCGTAGCGACCGCCTCATTATTCCCAACCATCAGTTTAAGCGCCTCCTATGGCTACAACAACACCTCGCTGGCCGATTTGTTCGTCAATAACGGCAATATCTGGGCGATGGCCGGTAATTTCGCCCAGCCCCTGTTTCATGGTGGAACCTTATGGTACAACCGCAAAGCGGCGCTGGAAACCTATGATCATTCGCTCAGCAGCTATCGTCAAGTAGTGATCAGCGCCTTCGAGCAGGTCGCCGATACCCTCAAAGCATTGGAACATGATGCCCAAATCCAAACCGCCCAACAGCAAGCCCTGCAAACCAGTGAAGAAGCCTTAGGTATTATCAATGCCAATTATCAGGCCGGGCTGGTCAATTATCTACAGGTGCTCAGCGTCAACAGTCAGTATCAGCAAGCCAGAATTGCTTATTTACAAATACTGGCGCAACGTTTTCAGGACACCGTCGGGTTATTTATCGCATTGGGCGGCGGCTGGAATACCGAACCCGCAGTGGAAAAAGCTAAATGA
- a CDS encoding ice-binding family protein: MLNFKVLFYENIETFAHIAIYGYRGNGGSAVMATPLLDADLASYAVLGASTVTNIPNSSVAGNVGVWSSGGSNAITGFISSPGNSKTDGQVSGGTVQAGTTSGVSNTMQAQLQLTSAINNLSSLGIGTLEPADLGGLTLTPGVYTVPAGTTNLSSTLILDGQGNANATWVFELPSTLITSPSLKILEAERKWSEDF; the protein is encoded by the coding sequence ATGCTTAACTTTAAGGTCTTATTCTATGAAAATATCGAAACGTTTGCTCATATTGCCATTTACGGTTATCGGGGCAATGGCGGCAGCGCCGTTATGGCTACACCTTTGCTGGATGCAGATTTGGCAAGTTATGCCGTGTTGGGGGCTTCTACAGTTACCAATATTCCGAATAGCAGCGTAGCCGGCAATGTCGGTGTCTGGTCTAGTGGCGGCTCAAACGCCATTACTGGTTTTATATCTTCACCAGGCAATAGTAAGACCGATGGCCAAGTTAGCGGTGGTACTGTGCAGGCCGGTACTACCTCGGGTGTTTCGAATACCATGCAGGCGCAATTGCAACTTACCTCGGCCATCAATAATTTGTCTTCATTAGGTATTGGCACCCTGGAACCTGCTGATCTGGGCGGTTTGACTCTAACACCAGGTGTTTATACTGTACCGGCCGGCACCACCAATTTATCCAGCACGCTGATACTGGATGGTCAGGGCAATGCCAATGCTACCTGGGTGTTTGAATTACCCAGTACGCTGATTACCTCACCTTCGCTGAAAATCTTGGAAGCGGAACGTAAGTGGAGCGAAGATTTTTAG